A genomic segment from Nocardia cyriacigeorgica GUH-2 encodes:
- a CDS encoding SDR family oxidoreductase produces MATIAPLPKERIGAPLRAVVTGSDSGIGRAIAVALAGGGVDVGITYHADEQGAARTADLVRERGARPAVRQLDLGDLPTSTAVIDELATELGGLDVLVNCAGTGSATLVMDMDFDTWRHVLSVDLDGAFLCSQRAAAHMIEAGRGGRIINITSVHEHAPRVGAAPYCAAKAGLGALTKVLALELAEHGITVNSVAPGEISTPMTGQEDVDPREQPRPGLPLGRPGHADEVASVVAFLATPAAGYITGASYVVDGGMLLMGPQSSQLVPDEKWRRP; encoded by the coding sequence ATGGCAACTATCGCTCCCTTACCGAAGGAACGCATCGGCGCACCGCTGCGCGCCGTGGTCACCGGCTCCGATTCCGGCATCGGACGCGCCATCGCCGTCGCGCTGGCCGGTGGCGGAGTGGATGTGGGCATCACATATCACGCGGACGAGCAGGGCGCCGCGCGGACCGCCGACCTGGTCCGTGAGCGCGGCGCGCGCCCCGCCGTCCGGCAGCTCGACCTCGGCGACCTGCCCACCAGCACCGCCGTCATCGACGAACTCGCCACCGAACTGGGCGGCCTCGACGTGCTGGTCAACTGCGCCGGAACCGGCTCGGCCACCCTGGTGATGGACATGGATTTCGACACCTGGCGCCACGTGCTGTCGGTGGATCTGGACGGCGCGTTCCTGTGTTCCCAGCGCGCCGCCGCGCACATGATCGAGGCCGGGCGCGGTGGCCGGATCATCAACATCACCAGCGTGCACGAACACGCACCGCGCGTCGGCGCGGCACCGTACTGCGCCGCCAAAGCCGGACTCGGCGCCCTCACCAAAGTGCTGGCGCTGGAACTGGCCGAACACGGCATCACCGTCAATTCGGTGGCACCCGGCGAGATCTCGACCCCGATGACCGGACAGGAAGACGTCGACCCCCGCGAACAACCTCGCCCCGGCCTACCGCTGGGCCGCCCCGGCCACGCCGACGAAGTCGCCTCCGTCGTGGCCTTCCTCGCCACCCCCGCCGCCGGCTACATCACCGGCGCCTCCTACGTCGTCGACGGCGGCATGCTGCTGATGGGCCCGCAGTCCAGCCAGCTCGTTCCCGACGAGAAGTGGCGCCGGCCTTAG
- a CDS encoding erythromycin esterase family protein — MSTSTSLRALARELDDSAGLGRAVDELLATRAEPTTLLGLGEPTHGIAAFPVLRNKLLAQLVERGFRSIALEIDMFAAALVNDYVQGANTDLDIVLADGFSHRFGGVPGNRELVEWLRMHNAGRPPQDRVRFYGFDFPGDQVDIASPRPALRAAVEYLPEPLRPRSAGELEALLGDDADWTNQAAMYDPAVSIGNSDRARALRILADDLAGALRRAAPTLRPADPDGYADAVAHARTALGQLRFHAAIAETGPNRIANMLAVRAEMMADNLLDIRAREEHRGPTLVFAHNVHLQYTPPTMTVGENQVQWANAGALVALTLGERYAVIAADANPHSEPGTLQGALAEATTGRALFPSRALRAALPASIRTGEPMMPGHIPLSPQDLDGADAVIWIADTDGQRHQYW, encoded by the coding sequence ATGTCCACTTCCACCTCGCTGCGCGCGCTGGCTCGCGAACTCGATGATTCAGCCGGCCTGGGCCGGGCGGTTGATGAACTGCTCGCCACGCGGGCCGAGCCGACGACGCTGCTCGGGCTCGGCGAGCCGACGCACGGGATCGCGGCCTTTCCGGTGCTGCGCAACAAGCTGCTCGCCCAACTGGTGGAGCGGGGGTTCCGGTCGATCGCACTCGAGATCGACATGTTCGCCGCCGCACTGGTGAACGACTACGTTCAGGGCGCGAATACCGATCTCGACATCGTGCTCGCGGACGGGTTCAGCCACCGTTTCGGCGGCGTACCGGGCAATCGAGAACTGGTCGAATGGCTCCGCATGCACAACGCCGGTCGCCCGCCGCAGGATCGGGTTCGCTTCTACGGCTTCGACTTTCCCGGCGATCAGGTCGACATCGCGAGCCCGAGGCCGGCCCTTCGCGCCGCCGTCGAGTACCTGCCCGAGCCCTTGCGTCCGCGGTCGGCGGGCGAGCTGGAAGCCCTGCTCGGCGACGACGCCGACTGGACCAACCAGGCCGCCATGTACGACCCCGCCGTCTCCATCGGCAATTCCGATCGCGCTCGCGCCCTGCGCATCCTCGCCGACGACCTCGCCGGCGCCCTGCGCCGCGCCGCACCCACCCTGCGTCCGGCGGACCCCGACGGCTACGCCGACGCCGTCGCCCACGCCCGCACCGCCCTCGGCCAGCTGCGCTTCCACGCCGCCATCGCCGAGACCGGCCCCAACCGCATCGCGAACATGCTGGCCGTCCGCGCGGAGATGATGGCCGACAACCTGCTCGACATCAGGGCCCGCGAAGAACACCGCGGCCCCACACTGGTCTTCGCCCACAATGTGCACTTGCAATACACACCACCCACCATGACGGTCGGCGAGAACCAGGTGCAGTGGGCCAACGCCGGCGCACTCGTCGCCCTCACCCTCGGCGAGCGCTACGCCGTCATAGCCGCCGACGCCAACCCACACAGCGAACCCGGCACCCTGCAAGGCGCGCTGGCCGAGGCCACCACCGGCCGAGCCCTGTTCCCCAGTAGAGCGCTACGCGCCGCCCTGCCCGCGTCGATCCGCACTGGCGAGCCGATGATGCCCGGCCACATCCCGCTCAGCCCGCAAGACCTCGACGGCGCCGACGCGGTCATCTGGATCGCCGACACCGACGGGCAGCGGCATCAGTACTGGTAG